The window AAATAGCCGCGCCCTTTATTCTATTTCGAGAAATCGATCCAATCGCCTCCGATTAAACAACATTCTCACCCCCCCTTCTTCCCGGAAGTTAAAAGAGCCATCCGAGACTCCACAGGGCTCGGCGTCGCCGACAACCAGCCATTCCCCGCAAGCTGGTATCAATCTCCCTATACAGTAATTAATCACTCTTACAGTGCTGCcattatagtagtagtggtATTGGTTTCCTGGATTATACTATACATAAAACAGAGAAACATGGAGTACCGAAAGCCGCTCGCATCGCCGGATTTGCGGACCAAGATTCAGCCTCGATTGATCATCCACGGGGGCGCGGGGAATATCCGGCGTGAGAACTACCCCTCTGAGAAATATGCCGCTTACAGGAGCGCTCTTCTTGCGATTGTGAGTTGAGAATAACCTTTTTGTCTGTTGTGCACAATGATAGACTTTTCCATCCCATGTTGCAAGTAAAAGAAACTTtgtactctttttttcccctccctctttgTGTATTATTGTTCATCATATGAAGTTtgaagggagaaaaaaaaatgtagaAGAATTAGGACTAATGTAGAGAGATGAAAATCCAAACCATGTAGGTTTCCAGCACACAAGATTACATGAGCTCGTCTTCACATAAGACGAACCAGTATTCGCCATATGAGAAACAATCCGCAacacaagaaaaagaaaatccaccTCATCATGGCCCTTCGGCCCTAGAAATCGCCACCCACGCCGTCGCCCAGCTCGAAGACAACCCCCTCTTCAACAGCGGCTACGGCGCCGTCTTCACCCGCGATGGCATCAACGAGCTCGAAGCCTCCGTGATGGTCTCGCGGGGCTTCAAGAAGCGCGGCGTGGGAGTCATGGGCCTGCGGCGGGTGCGCAACCCGATCCtgctggcgaagaagatgctcGAGCACGGTGAGGACGATCTcgcgccgtcgtcgtcgtcacatgcttcttcttctcttttgctgGACGTGGATGTGCCCTCTGCGCAGGGACATACGCAGCTTCATGGCGAGACGGCCGAGAGGCTCGCTGAGCGGTACGGCCTTGAGATGGTGGATCCGGAGTACTTCTTTACGCAGCCGCGCTGGGACGAGCATGTTCGTGCgctggagagggagaaacgCGGGCTTGGCTTGGGGACGTGGCATGCGGAGGAGTATCTCCCGCAGGGGACTTGCGGAGCTGTTGCGTTGGATGCGGAGGGCGTCATCTGTGCGGCCACGAGCACGGGTGGTATGACGAACAAGCTCACGGGGCGTATTGGCGATACTCCCGTCGTGGGAGCTGGATTCTGGGCTGAAGAGTGGGATGATGACGCCGAGGGGCCATCGATGTGGGAGAGCCTCACAAGTCAAGCTCAGAGGGCACAGCCGGGACTTAGTTTTGCTGGGCCGTTGAAGGGCTTGCTGGCAGATTGCTTTCCCACTCCGTGGATGTACTCGCCCGTCCAATTAGACGATGGAGAAACGCAACGCCTCAGTTTGACAAGCTCCACGACGTCGAGTCGGTCCATCGGCGTATCGGGAACAGGCAACGGCGACTCCTTCCTGCGCGTCAATGCCGTCCGCACCGTCGCCGCCATTGCGAGATACAAGCCATTAGCCGGCAGCAAGGCGCTGTCCCGAGTGGTCGGTCCAGGAGGCGAGCTGCAGAAGAGCGCGGGCGATCGCTGGACGCGCACGGGCGAAGGAGAGGGCGGCATGATTGGCATCGAGTGCACGCTGGTGCGAGACGAAGATGGGAATGCAGTGGGCGTTCGGTCGGAGCTGCTGATGGATTATAACTGCGGCGGTATGTGGCGTGCATGGGTTGATGATGGAGGCAAGGCGGTGATGAGCGCTTGGTCGAATGGATCTGCAGATGAGCTGTGAGTTGAAGAGGTAAAGCTAGATGGAAGCGAGCACAATAGAATCAGGCGAGAGATCTGGGATGAGGAGAATTTCCTAATTCAATTCATTCCTTGTTATGTGTTGGACTAGAAGTGATAGAGGCCACCACCTGGCCTTTCCTTCCAAGTACAGCTTATACACAAGCCGCATGGGACGTATCTCGTCTCATCTCGTCCCAGccagtttcttcttttctatatATTCGTACATGTGATGTTTTCGCCAACACCGAGTTCCCTTTTAGCTACCCAAGCAACAGGGTCTATTTCCCCCGAATTCGCTTGTTCCCTCGTTTTCCCTTTGCAGACCTAGGCAGAGAGCCCATTGGTATTTCCCTCCATATCTATAAGTCACGGAAAACGCCAGTGCGATGCGATTTGCAGATTATCCATAGATATTGGtttcctttttgggggggtttcGTTCTTCCCAGATTCCTTCTCCTCGTTCGTTTTCCAGTGGGTTCTCACTCATCTTCGCTGCGTCTCTGGCGCCGCAGAGTCAACCAGGGgagaaaataatatagttgcGCGTTAAGGccataaagaaaaagccaagacCAGTAAAGCGGAATAAAAGACAATTATGAATAAAAGGCAGAGTTGAGAGGCATAAAATCGATCCGATCCGATTCgattttgttcttttcgTTTCGTCTTggtaatattatttttttcgtTTGTCGTTTACAAAGCCTGAACTTCCGAGTTCGGGGGCGGCTGCGGCATCTCCAGCTTGGTTGATCCAGCCATCATCTTTCCAAAGGCGATACCGACACCCTCGATGACGGCCAGCAGAACGGCGCAGCCAATGGCGTTGTTTCGGGCAGCCTTGACACCGCCACGGAAGGCAAGAGAGCCACCGGTGAAGAAACCGGCACTATGAAATAGAATGTCTTAGCAAACTGGATTGTCCCTCTCCACGAATTGATCCGACGCTTACATGATGGCATTGTAAGGATCCTCCTTCTTTCGGATGCCCTTGACGGTGCAGTCAAAGGTTGAGAAGAGACCACCCCAGACACCGAAGTTGCCGCCCAGGACGGGCGCTCGCATCTTGACGGCGGTGATGGCACCGATTCGGCGCTCGCCGTAGGGAGAGTTTCGGAAGCCCTTGATGCCGTGCCAGATGGTTCCACCGATAGCCTGCAGTGATGATAAAACGGTCAGCTTGCTGTAACTTGCTATAGCCAGTGCAGCCTGGCATCGACGAGGCCCGCAGTGACGACGGTCTCTCAATCGCTCAATGTGGGGGGGTTTGGAGGAGGCTTTTGTCAACGTACACCCATGGCAAAGGCACCGCCAAAGTCATTGAGAATGACCCAAGGGCAGGGGTCGCGTCCGTGATCCATGGCTGAGGATGAATATGAGGCACCGAGTGAGGACAATCGCGAGGTGGCGGAGGATCCGAGGCGGAGGTCGAGATGTGGTGAGAAAAAAGTTCGGTTTGCGTCGTGACGACTTTTTTGGAGTTCTGGAAAATCCGGGCCGGCGGCGCTTGTTCCGTTTTCGCAGACGTGGGGCCCCAGTGGCGGAAAGCGGTCCGTTAAGAACGGAGTCACATGATCTGCTGGATACGGAGCACTAATACAAAACGGAGTAAGCTGTTAGCTGCCGTTATTTACGGGCACTTACACAGCACCCCTTAGCCGCTGATCAAGTCTCGACTGCTCTTCTCGCAACCGCAAGCATACAACTATCTTGCTCCCAAAAAGAGCTGTAATTTAGATTGTAGAGCATTAACCCCGCAGCCACTGTGTAGGTTATTGGTTTCTGAGATTGCATCTTTATCATACAAGAACGAACAGTGTGTATACGCTCCTAGCCACATTTTTTGCGTCCAAAGCCTCAAACTAATACTAACCAGCCCATACAAAAAGATAGGATCGAACAGGCAAGTCATCAACATCTCCACACTCTGACCGAAAGTAAACTCTCACCTTGTCAAACCACGTGGCAACCTTTACCTGATTCTCCAACCTGGGAATGCTTCCCTTGCTAGCGGCCGCTCCCATCAGCAGGTCCAACTCTCAGCTCGGCTTCGGCTCTCAGCGCGGCTTCGGCTCTCCTCTCAGCCTTGTTTCAACCCCCGCGGTTTCAGCGTAGCGGCGTTGAAACCCCACACGAATCACGGATATCTTGACGCCAAGCTCATGTTTTCGACCTCATCTTTACTCTCATTAGCCATGACGGGCTTGTTTCAGAcagctttaataactagcaTATTCTTTATTCAGAAATTTTGACCAAATACATCCTAGATTGGCTCCCTCGAGAATCTTTGTTTGTCCCGGCGTTTGGTGACTTTTTGGCATGAGGATTCACTAGACGGGTCTGCAAAGCCGGGACCCGCAGCGGCGTCTTTCCCGAAGTGGCTCGCCGAAGTGGCTCGCCAAAGATCCCACACTAGGCGattgtatataaagaaagaccTATTCTACACATTAATCACTCCAtgccattttttttgtctctatTCCCATCATTCTATCCATTGGAAGATCACGAAGCCTGCCCATCATGCCTCTCAAAATCGTCCCAGCTACAGAAGCGGATATGGCTCGCTCCGCCGCCATAGAAAAGCGTGCGTATGGCCCCAACAAGTCCAGTGCTGTTTTCTTCCCGGGAGAGGGTATGGCCACTGAGGACCGTATTGCCATCATGATTGCGAGAAAAAATGAAGAGCCAGCtttcaagatgatgaaggtgGTGGATACAGACCTGGAGGCAAAGGGCGAGGATGGCATTATTGCATGCACTCTATGGTTCATTTGGTCTGGGGACCTTAAGCCAAGCCAGCCTAAGCGCAGTTGGGGACCTGGAACGAATATAGAAGCCTGCGACGCCTTCTTTGGAGAGATGGATAGAAGATGGTGGGCTAAATTTGAAGGAAAGCCGCACGTTTGTAAGTTACTTCTGGCGTTCTTGGAATAAACCATCAATGCGGTGTACGGTGATGGCTGACGTCTGCAGATCTCAAACTCCTCCACACCGATCCTGACCACCAAAGACGAGGCGCCGGAAGCAAATGCCTGGAGTGGGGAACCGCAGAGGCTGATAGACTGGGGCTCGTGTCATATCTCGAGGCTTCTGAAGAGGGGCGACCACTGTATGAGAAATTTGGCTTCAAAGAGGTGGATAGAATTGTCGTGGACCTGTCAAAATGGGGCAGCCCTATCGAGGCTACGGCTTATCTGATGGCCCGCGAGCCAGTCTCGAACTAATTTTAAGGAATGGTTGATAGCGACAGAATAATTCACACGCAGTTTATACGTAACTACCTAATACATCAATTTTTGAACTGGTTCTTTCTAGGTACATGTTTCTTGTACTGTGGCCAAATCTAGCAAGACAGGTGTGATCCATTTGGATGCGTGTGCTTTATTGAGATGCTCATGTACCTGCCAGTGCTTTTAATCCGAGAGTAGTTATCCCCACGTTTAAAGCTGGTAAATAAACTATGGCATTAGTGGCGTAGAAGTCGCTACTTCTCCTTTGATTACATTTGATATCTGCTCAATGTTAGTCCAATGATGAGATGCATCTAGGCACAGCTAATATAGTGGTTCCTAGGATTCTTGAGCCAATGCACCCGAAGCTACTGTATATGAAGGTGTAACGATCCGTTATACCGTTAAgccaacagggcaaaagattaggccaataaccactattgtGGCTGTTACTGTAacagaaccagctgcctataagGGTTTCGCAGTTACGGTGAACCAGGTCGTAACAGAAGGCAGATACCTATAATTTAGCTATTCTAGCACGCGCTGTTGTGCTCAATTTGCCCTTAGTCTGAAAGCTGTGTCAAGAACCTGAAATGGCAAT is drawn from Trichoderma asperellum chromosome 4, complete sequence and contains these coding sequences:
- the TIM17 gene encoding translocase of the inner membrane (TransMembrane:2 (i87-106o112-131i)), which encodes MDHGRDPCPWVILNDFGGAFAMGAIGGTIWHGIKGFRNSPYGERRIGAITAVKMRAPVLGGNFGVWGGLFSTFDCTVKGIRKKEDPYNAIIAGFFTGGSLAFRGGVKAARNNAIGCAVLLAVIEGVGIAFGKMMAGSTKLEMPQPPPNSEVQAL
- a CDS encoding uncharacterized protein (MEROPS:MER0003338), with the protein product MEYRKPLASPDLRTKIQPRLIIHGGAGNIRRENYPSEKYAAYRSALLAIVSSTQDYMSSSSHKTNQYSPYEKQSATQEKENPPHHGPSALEIATHAVAQLEDNPLFNSGYGAVFTRDGINELEASVMVSRGFKKRGVGVMGLRRVRNPILLAKKMLEHGEDDLAPSSSSHASSSLLLDVDVPSAQGHTQLHGETAERLAERYGLEMVDPEYFFTQPRWDEHVRALEREKRGLGLGTWHAEEYLPQGTCGAVALDAEGVICAATSTGGMTNKLTGRIGDTPVVGAGFWAEEWDDDAEGPSMWESLTSQAQRAQPGLSFAGPLKGLLADCFPTPWMYSPVQLDDGETQRLSLTSSTTSSRSIGVSGTGNGDSFLRVNAVRTVAAIARYKPLAGSKALSRVVGPGGELQKSAGDRWTRTGEGEGGMIGIECTLVRDEDGNAVGVRSELLMDYNCGGMWRAWVDDGGKAVMSAWSNGSADEL
- a CDS encoding uncharacterized protein (EggNog:ENOG41), which codes for MPLKIVPATEADMARSAAIEKRAYGPNKSSAVFFPGEGMATEDRIAIMIARKNEEPAFKMMKVVDTDLEAKGEDGIIACTLWFIWSGDLKPSQPKRSWGPGTNIEACDAFFGEMDRRWWAKFEGKPHVYLKLLHTDPDHQRRGAGSKCLEWGTAEADRLGLVSYLEASEEGRPLYEKFGFKEVDRIVVDLSKWGSPIEATAYLMAREPVSN